Proteins encoded within one genomic window of Streptomyces sp. NBC_01314:
- a CDS encoding catalase, giving the protein MSSPMDRKREQREAAHPDDPASGPLTTDQGVAVDHTDDSLTVGERGPTLMEDFHFREKLTHFDHERIPERVVHARGAGAYGYFEPYESCAEFTRAAFLQDPSVRTPVFVRFSTVQGPRGSADTVRDVRGFATKFYTSEGNYDLVGNNFPVFFIQDGIKFPDFVHAVKPEPHNDIPTGASAHDTLWDFVSLQPETLHAIMWLMSDRAIPRSYRMMQGFGVHTFRFVTADGRGTFVKFHWKPKLGTHSLVWDEAQECQGRDPDFNRRDLWDTIEAGEYPEWELGVQLVPEEDEFAFDFDLLDATKLIPEEQVPVRPIGRMVLDRNPENFFAETEQVAFHTANVVPGIDFTNDPLLQARNFSYLDTQLIRLGGPNFSQLPVNRPVAPVRTNHRDGYHQSAVHGGTNYFPNSLGGGCPAHAGVDPHAYTHYAERVDGATIRRRSESFKDHHSQPAMFWNSMAPWEKQHIVAAFRFELGKVGALAVRARTVEQLAKVDPELASEVAKGVGVQVPTDAEPVPYKLTSPALSLESQRGPGSIRTRRIAVLVADGVDAGQVTGVREALAAEGAIVEALAARDGTVRGADGAEYTVDRALPTVASVLYDAVLLPGGPVATPALSTDPDAMRFVRDAYRHGKPIGALGSGVGIVAALRPEGVRLSSEFHHVVTDRGVVTDTAQGRASEDFTREFVAAIASHRHGNRPPPGC; this is encoded by the coding sequence ATGAGCTCACCCATGGACCGCAAGCGAGAACAGCGTGAGGCCGCCCACCCGGACGACCCGGCGTCGGGTCCCCTCACCACCGACCAGGGCGTGGCCGTCGACCACACCGACGACTCCCTGACCGTCGGCGAGCGCGGGCCGACCCTGATGGAGGACTTCCACTTCCGGGAGAAGCTCACCCACTTCGACCACGAGCGGATCCCGGAGCGGGTCGTCCACGCACGGGGCGCGGGCGCCTACGGCTACTTCGAACCGTACGAGTCCTGCGCGGAGTTCACCCGCGCGGCCTTCCTCCAGGACCCGTCGGTCCGCACCCCGGTCTTCGTACGGTTCTCGACCGTGCAGGGGCCGCGCGGCTCGGCGGACACCGTGCGGGACGTGCGCGGCTTCGCCACCAAGTTCTATACGTCGGAGGGCAATTACGACCTGGTGGGGAACAACTTCCCGGTCTTCTTCATCCAGGACGGCATCAAGTTCCCGGACTTCGTGCACGCGGTGAAGCCGGAGCCGCACAACGACATCCCGACGGGCGCGTCCGCGCACGACACACTGTGGGACTTCGTGTCGCTGCAGCCGGAGACACTGCACGCGATCATGTGGCTGATGTCGGACCGGGCGATCCCGCGCAGCTACCGCATGATGCAGGGCTTCGGCGTGCACACCTTCCGCTTCGTGACCGCCGACGGGCGGGGCACGTTCGTCAAGTTCCACTGGAAGCCGAAGCTGGGCACGCACTCGCTGGTGTGGGACGAGGCGCAGGAGTGCCAGGGCCGGGACCCGGACTTCAACCGCCGGGACCTGTGGGACACGATCGAGGCCGGCGAGTACCCGGAGTGGGAGCTGGGCGTCCAACTCGTGCCGGAGGAGGACGAGTTCGCCTTCGACTTCGATCTGCTCGACGCCACGAAGCTCATTCCTGAGGAGCAGGTGCCGGTACGGCCGATCGGCCGCATGGTGCTGGACCGCAACCCCGAGAACTTCTTCGCGGAGACGGAACAGGTCGCCTTCCACACCGCCAATGTCGTGCCGGGCATCGACTTCACCAACGACCCGCTGCTCCAGGCCCGCAACTTCTCCTACCTGGACACCCAGTTGATCCGCCTCGGCGGCCCCAACTTCAGTCAACTGCCGGTGAACCGCCCGGTCGCCCCCGTACGCACCAACCACCGCGACGGCTACCACCAGTCGGCGGTCCACGGCGGCACGAACTACTTCCCGAACTCCCTCGGCGGCGGCTGCCCGGCCCACGCGGGCGTCGACCCGCACGCCTACACGCACTACGCCGAACGCGTCGACGGCGCCACGATCCGCCGCCGCAGCGAGAGCTTCAAGGACCACCACAGCCAGCCCGCCATGTTCTGGAACAGCATGGCGCCCTGGGAGAAGCAGCACATCGTGGCGGCCTTCCGTTTCGAACTCGGCAAGGTCGGCGCCCTCGCCGTCCGCGCCCGCACGGTGGAGCAACTGGCGAAGGTGGACCCGGAGTTGGCGTCCGAGGTGGCGAAGGGCGTCGGCGTACAGGTCCCGACGGACGCCGAGCCGGTGCCGTACAAGCTCACCTCCCCCGCCCTCAGCCTGGAGTCCCAGCGCGGTCCCGGTTCCATCCGGACCCGGCGGATCGCCGTCCTCGTCGCCGACGGCGTGGACGCGGGGCAGGTGACCGGCGTGCGGGAGGCGCTGGCGGCCGAGGGGGCGATCGTCGAGGCGCTGGCGGCCCGGGACGGCACCGTGCGTGGCGCTGACGGCGCGGAGTACACCGTGGACCGTGCCCTGCCGACGGTGGCGTCCGTCCTCTATGACGCGGTCCTTCTCCCCGGCGGCCCTGTCGCCACCCCGGCCCTGTCGACCGACCCCGACGCCATGCGCTTCGTCCGTGACGCCTATCGCCACGGCAAACCGATCGGCGCCCTCGGCTCCGGCGTGGGCATCGTCGCCGCCCTGCGACCCGAGGGCGTACGCCTCTCCTCCGAGTTCCACCATGTGGTGACGGACCGGGGCGTCGTGACGGACACGGCCCAGGGCAGGGCGAGCGAGGACTTCACCAGGGAGTTCGTGGCAGCGATCGCATCCCACCGCCATGGGAACCGCCCACCGCCCGGCTGCTGA
- a CDS encoding DUF6158 family protein gives MTGVHPDQLDDQQLMKELESIHRTRHDTLLHGSTDALRTHNVRMAQLEGEYLRRHPRRPVLSGRTRDGARDRGTATT, from the coding sequence ATGACCGGAGTGCACCCGGACCAGCTGGACGACCAGCAGTTGATGAAGGAGCTGGAGTCGATCCACCGCACGCGTCACGACACGCTGCTGCACGGTTCGACCGATGCGCTGCGTACCCACAACGTACGGATGGCGCAACTGGAGGGCGAGTACCTGCGCCGCCACCCGCGCCGGCCGGTCCTCTCGGGCCGCACCCGCGACGGCGCGCGGGATCGGGGAACGGCGACGACATGA
- a CDS encoding type 1 glutamine amidotransferase domain-containing protein, translating into MRIAFLTAPEGVEQIELTDPWQAAKNAGHEPVLVSTKPGRVQAFDHLDKADTFSVDAVVGEAPAESFDALVLPGGVANPDFLRMDERTVPFVREFFERGRPVAAICHAPWTLIEADVVRGRVLTSWPSLRTDIRNAGGTWVDEQVRICDHGPNKLVTSRRPDDLKAFCEAFLDVFSQEAA; encoded by the coding sequence ATGCGTATCGCATTCCTGACCGCACCCGAGGGCGTCGAACAGATCGAGCTGACCGACCCCTGGCAGGCGGCGAAGAACGCCGGCCACGAGCCCGTGCTGGTGTCGACGAAGCCCGGCCGCGTCCAGGCCTTCGACCATCTCGACAAGGCGGACACGTTCTCCGTGGACGCCGTGGTGGGCGAGGCTCCGGCCGAGTCGTTCGACGCGCTGGTCCTGCCCGGCGGGGTGGCCAATCCGGACTTCCTGCGCATGGACGAGCGGACCGTGCCGTTCGTCCGGGAGTTCTTCGAGCGGGGCCGCCCGGTCGCCGCGATCTGTCACGCGCCGTGGACGCTGATCGAGGCGGACGTGGTCCGCGGCCGGGTCCTGACCTCGTGGCCGAGCCTGCGCACGGACATCCGCAACGCGGGCGGCACCTGGGTCGACGAGCAGGTCAGGATCTGCGACCACGGCCCCAACAAGCTGGTCACCAGCCGCAGGCCGGACGACCTCAAGGCGTTCTGCGAGGCGTTCCTCGACGTGTTCTCCCAGGAGGCGGCCTGA
- a CDS encoding ABC-F family ATP-binding cassette domain-containing protein, with protein MGHLEAAHLEYYLPDGRALLGDVSFRVGEGSVVALVGPNGAGKTTLLRLISGELKPHGGSVTVSGGLGVMRQFVGSVRDESTVRDLLVSVAQPRIREAAKAVDTAEHGIMTVDDEAAQLKYAQALSDWAEVRGYEAETLWDICTTAALGVPYDKAQWRQVGTLSGGEQKRLVLEALLRGTDQVLLLDEPDNYLDVPGKRWLEERLAETRKTVFFVSHDRELLSRSAEKIVSVEPGPAGADAWVHGGGFATYHDARAKRFERFEELRRRWDEKHAQLKKLVMTLRQIAENSPDMASRYRAAQTRLRKFEEAGPPPEPPREQDITMRLKGGRTGVRAVTCKGLELTGLMKPFDLEVFYGERVAVLGSNGSGKSHFLRLLAGGDVAHTGEWKLGARVVPGHFAQTHAHPELVGRTLLDILWKEHAQDRGAAMSRLRRYELTHQAEQSFDRLSGGQQARFQILLLELQGVTALLLDEPTDNLDLESAEALQEGLEAFEGTVLAVTHDRWFARSFDRFLVFGSDGRVRETPEPVWDERRVERAR; from the coding sequence ATGGGACATCTCGAAGCCGCTCATCTGGAGTACTACCTGCCGGACGGGAGGGCGCTGCTCGGGGACGTGTCCTTTCGGGTGGGGGAAGGGTCGGTCGTCGCGCTGGTCGGGCCCAACGGGGCCGGGAAGACGACGTTGCTGCGGCTGATCTCCGGGGAGCTGAAGCCGCACGGCGGATCGGTGACCGTCAGCGGAGGGCTCGGGGTGATGCGACAGTTCGTGGGGTCCGTGCGGGACGAGTCGACCGTGCGGGACCTCCTGGTGTCGGTGGCGCAGCCGAGGATCAGGGAGGCCGCGAAGGCGGTCGACACCGCCGAGCACGGGATCATGACCGTGGACGACGAGGCGGCCCAGCTGAAGTACGCGCAGGCCCTCTCCGACTGGGCAGAGGTGCGCGGCTACGAGGCCGAGACGCTGTGGGACATCTGCACGACGGCCGCGCTCGGCGTGCCGTACGACAAGGCGCAGTGGCGGCAGGTGGGGACGCTCTCCGGCGGTGAGCAGAAGCGGCTCGTGCTGGAGGCGCTGCTGCGCGGCACCGATCAGGTGCTCCTCCTCGACGAGCCCGACAACTACCTCGACGTACCCGGCAAGCGGTGGCTGGAGGAACGGCTGGCGGAGACCCGCAAGACCGTGTTCTTCGTGTCGCACGACCGGGAACTGCTGTCCCGCTCCGCCGAGAAGATCGTGAGCGTGGAGCCGGGGCCGGCCGGCGCGGACGCCTGGGTGCACGGCGGCGGGTTCGCCACCTACCACGATGCGCGGGCGAAGCGCTTCGAGCGCTTCGAGGAGCTGCGCAGGCGCTGGGACGAGAAGCACGCCCAGCTGAAGAAGCTGGTGATGACGCTCCGGCAGATCGCTGAGAACAGCCCCGACATGGCCTCCCGCTACCGTGCCGCCCAGACCCGGCTGCGCAAGTTCGAGGAGGCCGGGCCGCCCCCGGAGCCGCCCCGCGAGCAGGACATCACGATGCGGCTCAAGGGCGGGCGTACCGGGGTAAGGGCCGTCACCTGCAAGGGACTTGAGCTGACCGGGCTGATGAAACCCTTCGATCTGGAGGTCTTCTACGGCGAACGGGTCGCCGTCCTCGGCTCCAACGGTTCGGGCAAGTCCCACTTCCTGCGGCTGCTCGCCGGCGGCGACGTGGCCCACACGGGGGAGTGGAAGCTCGGCGCCCGGGTCGTGCCGGGGCATTTCGCGCAGACACACGCCCACCCGGAGCTGGTGGGGCGGACGCTGCTCGACATCCTGTGGAAGGAGCACGCCCAGGACCGCGGCGCGGCCATGTCCCGGCTGCGCCGCTACGAGCTGACCCACCAGGCCGAGCAGTCCTTCGACCGCCTCTCCGGCGGCCAGCAGGCCCGCTTCCAGATTCTGCTCCTGGAGCTCCAGGGCGTCACGGCCCTGCTGCTCGACGAGCCCACCGACAACCTCGACCTGGAGTCGGCGGAGGCCCTGCAGGAGGGCCTGGAGGCCTTCGAGGGCACCGTCCTCGCCGTCACCCACGATCGCTGGTTCGCTCGCTCGTTCGACCGCTTTCTCGTCTTCGGCTCCGACGGCCGTGTACGGGAGACTCCGGAGCCGGTGTGGGACGAGCGGCGGGTGGAGCGCGCCCGCTGA
- a CDS encoding TIGR03086 family metal-binding protein has product MTPDARRRALLDRHAEAQSLFGARVHAVRDDQWGADTPCAEWSVRDLVNHLVSEQLWVPSLVRNGCMIEEVGDTFEGDLLGPDPAASWDTAAHSARDAFAAPGALERTVHLSSGETPATAYCAQMVADLVVHAWDMARAIGFDERLPGELVSFAVDEVTPYAGELEKSGLFGARVAPPVGADAQTRLLCLLGRRP; this is encoded by the coding sequence ATGACGCCGGACGCGCGTAGGCGTGCGCTGCTCGACCGGCACGCGGAGGCTCAGAGCCTCTTCGGTGCCCGGGTGCATGCCGTCCGTGACGATCAGTGGGGGGCTGACACGCCCTGCGCCGAATGGTCCGTCCGTGACCTCGTCAACCACCTCGTGTCCGAGCAGCTGTGGGTGCCGTCGCTGGTGCGGAACGGCTGCATGATCGAGGAGGTCGGCGACACGTTCGAGGGGGACCTGCTGGGGCCGGACCCCGCGGCGTCCTGGGACACGGCCGCGCATTCCGCGCGGGATGCTTTCGCGGCGCCCGGTGCGCTCGAACGTACGGTCCATCTGTCGTCCGGGGAGACTCCGGCGACCGCGTACTGTGCGCAGATGGTCGCCGATCTCGTCGTGCACGCGTGGGATATGGCGCGGGCGATCGGCTTCGACGAGCGGCTGCCTGGGGAGCTGGTGTCGTTCGCCGTGGACGAGGTCACGCCGTATGCGGGGGAGCTGGAGAAGAGCGGGCTGTTCGGGGCGCGGGTGGCTCCGCCGGTGGGTGCGGACGCGCAGACCAGGTTGTTGTGTCTGCTCGGGCGGAGGCCGTAG
- a CDS encoding CBS domain-containing protein: MAEFVREVMTPGAVAVRPDASLVEAAQLMRAQDIGDVLVSTDEQVIGVLTDRDITLRAVAEGADPLTVSAQAVCTPNPVVIGPDDAVSTAVALMRDHAIRRLPVVKDGEPVGMVSLGDLAVSQDPGSALAHISRAEPDT; the protein is encoded by the coding sequence ATGGCCGAGTTCGTGAGGGAAGTCATGACGCCAGGTGCGGTGGCGGTCCGCCCGGACGCCTCGCTCGTCGAGGCGGCGCAGCTGATGCGGGCCCAGGACATCGGGGACGTGCTCGTCTCGACGGACGAGCAGGTCATCGGGGTCCTGACCGATCGCGACATCACGCTGCGCGCCGTCGCCGAGGGCGCGGACCCGCTGACGGTGAGCGCCCAGGCCGTCTGCACCCCGAACCCGGTCGTGATCGGCCCGGACGACGCGGTGTCCACCGCCGTCGCGCTGATGCGCGACCACGCGATACGCCGGCTCCCCGTCGTGAAGGACGGGGAGCCGGTGGGCATGGTCAGCCTCGGCGACCTGGCCGTCTCGCAGGACCCGGGGTCGGCGCTCGCCCACATCAGCCGGGCCGAGCCGGACACCTGA
- a CDS encoding DUF2795 domain-containing protein, whose translation MQRGSNRMSAHRDDEMKHELQGLLRSGHPTRTEEWHDPEPYAEDDPEVTYGPVTPSRAPARVEALRLELGRVLGRTSFPAGPAELMRVLRDRHAPDGLVEPLERLPRKERYDSVHRLAEAVVHAQDETDGGASRPPAGGREPAHDADT comes from the coding sequence ATGCAGCGAGGCAGCAACCGGATGAGCGCCCACCGCGACGACGAGATGAAGCACGAACTGCAGGGGTTGCTCCGTTCGGGGCACCCCACCCGGACGGAGGAATGGCACGACCCGGAGCCGTACGCCGAGGACGACCCGGAGGTCACGTACGGGCCGGTGACGCCGAGCCGTGCGCCCGCCCGGGTGGAGGCGCTGCGGCTGGAGCTGGGCCGGGTCCTGGGCCGTACGTCCTTCCCGGCGGGCCCCGCCGAGCTGATGCGTGTGCTGCGGGACCGGCACGCCCCGGACGGGCTCGTGGAGCCCCTGGAGCGGCTGCCGCGCAAGGAGCGCTACGACTCGGTGCACCGGCTCGCGGAGGCAGTGGTCCACGCCCAGGATGAGACCGACGGCGGTGCGTCGCGGCCCCCGGCGGGCGGCAGGGAACCCGCACACGACGCAGACACATAG